The Bacteroidales bacterium genomic sequence CATTCGCTCTTACAGATTCACTAAAAAATATAATTGAAAAAGCTGATGCAGAAACCTTATTACTGTCGGTTTTTAATTATGAAAACAATATCAATTATCAAATATTATCAAGTCAGGAACAATTAAGTAAAAAAATGATTGATATGCAGACTATGAGTTATTTACCAACAATTGGAGCATTTTATAGTTACAATGAAAAACTCTTAACAACAGATTTTGACATGAACCCAAAAAATGTTGCAGGATTGAACCTATCATGGAAACTATTTACCAGCAATATTAGAAATGTAAAACGTCAACAAGCTCAAATTGACATGGAAATAACAAAAAACAATAAATATCAGTTAAAAGAACAACTTTTACTTCAGGAAAAGCAATACAGGTATAATTTACGCAATAATATCGATAATTATAAATTACAAAAAGAAAACTTACAACTATCTGATAATATATATGAAAATATAAAAAGGAAATATAGTCAAGGTATATTATCAAGTCTTGATTTAACGCAAGCAAATGATAACTACCTTAAAGCACAAAACACCTATTTATCATCAGTAATGGAAGTTTTACAAGCTAAATTAGCTTTAGATAAATTATTAAACAAACTATAAGGTAACCTCTAAAAATCTAAATTTATTCGTAAACTCATGAGATCGCTTCGCTAAGTTCGTCGTTACTCAAATTTTTAGAGAACACCATAAAATAAAACAATTTATTTATTAACAAAATAAATAAGCTAACGTTCTGTATATAAGTTGAATATAAATTTAAAAAACATGAAATTAAATCTAATTATAATCGGGTTTATTGCAACAACTACTTTATTGATTTCTTGTCAGTCAGAAGAAAAAGCAAATGATGAAAATATTGCAGCTAAACAAAAAGAAGAACAAAAGATTTATCCCGTAAAAATTCAAAAAGTAGAATATGTTAATTTCGATAAATACGAAGAATATACTGCCACTATTAATGCATGGGAAGAGGTTCATTTAGGACCTAATCAGCCTAATCAGATTGAAAAGATTTTTGTTGAAGTTGGTGACAGGGTAAAAAAAGGCGATTGTTTAGTTGAAATGAATGCATCATCACTAATACAAGCAAAAATTCAATTTGAAGATAAAAAACGAGATTTTCAACGCATGGATACATTATTAATACATGGCTCTGCATCGCAACAGTCTTATGACAAAGCTAAAATGGCTTATGAACTGGCTAAAACAAATTTAGAAACAATGCAGGAAAATTTAAATATTATAACACCATTTAATGGAGTAATTACCGGCAAGTATTTTAACGAAGAAGAAATATATTCAAGTATGGCTCCAAATCCATCAACAGGAGTACCTTGTATAGTATCGCTAATGCAAATAAATCAGTTAAAAGTTATGATAAATATTTCAGAAAGATACTGGCCAATTATAAAAAAAGGTATGAGTGCTTCATTAAATTCAGAGATATATCCTGATGAATCTTTTTCAGGGAAAGTTTATAGAATTTATCCTATTATTGATCCTTCAACTAAAACTTTTAAAGTAGAAATAAAAGTTCCAAATAATGAAGAAAAATTACGTCCGGGTATGTTTGCAAAAATTTCATTAAAT encodes the following:
- a CDS encoding efflux RND transporter periplasmic adaptor subunit produces the protein MKLNLIIIGFIATTTLLISCQSEEKANDENIAAKQKEEQKIYPVKIQKVEYVNFDKYEEYTATINAWEEVHLGPNQPNQIEKIFVEVGDRVKKGDCLVEMNASSLIQAKIQFEDKKRDFQRMDTLLIHGSASQQSYDKAKMAYELAKTNLETMQENLNIITPFNGVITGKYFNEEEIYSSMAPNPSTGVPCIVSLMQINQLKVMINISERYWPIIKKGMSASLNSEIYPDESFSGKVYRIYPIIDPSTKTFKVEIKVPNNEEKLRPGMFAKISLNFGQTRSIIIPSSVVLKQQGTNERYVFIEENGKAKRILVQLGKRFNENIEIINGLNIGDQLIITGQASLMTGTPVNIVD